A genomic region of Alicyclobacillus sp. SO9 contains the following coding sequences:
- a CDS encoding thymidine kinase codes for MSKLYFRFGAMNASKSVQLLTVAYNYEEQGKKVLCFTPSTDDRYGHGKITSRVGISREALIVHSETDMFTIVEQNPVDCVLVDEAQFLTREHIQQLANVADDLNTPVMCYGLLKDFRNQFFEGSEALVLLADSIEEIKTICEHHNCGRKATMILKIENGMPIYDGRQVEIGDAQYHSVCRFHYFHPQGIVTKQKH; via the coding sequence GTGTCCAAGCTTTATTTTCGCTTTGGAGCAATGAATGCATCCAAGAGTGTACAACTGTTAACTGTGGCATATAACTACGAAGAGCAAGGAAAGAAAGTTTTGTGTTTTACTCCGTCTACTGACGACCGATATGGCCATGGCAAGATTACTTCAAGAGTGGGGATTTCGCGTGAGGCTCTGATTGTCCATTCAGAGACGGATATGTTTACGATTGTAGAACAAAATCCTGTTGACTGTGTACTCGTCGACGAAGCACAGTTTTTAACTCGAGAACACATTCAACAACTTGCGAATGTAGCTGACGACCTGAATACACCCGTCATGTGTTATGGGCTTTTAAAAGACTTTAGGAACCAGTTTTTTGAGGGCAGCGAGGCACTTGTATTACTGGCAGATTCCATTGAAGAAATCAAAACCATATGCGAGCACCATAACTGCGGACGGAAAGCAACAATGATTTTGAAAATCGAGAATGGTATGCCAATCTATGATGGGCGGCAAGTAGAGATTGGAGACGCACAGTACCACTCCGTCTGCCGATTTCACTACTTCCATCCTCAGGGAATCGTTACAAAGCAAAAACACTAG
- a CDS encoding metalloregulator ArsR/SmtB family transcription factor — MQLDKLVTYHKALSDPTRIRILFLLRNGPLHGQALAGKLGLSAPTITHHMMKLRNAGIVREKRDKNTIYFALNEQLFKQNAQAILKAFFCDPAVKLEDEDMENKKAENSEFESSVINNFFTLDGVLKQIPAQRKRKLVVFEHMIKELEPGRKYAENEINDYIKRFHEDYCTIRREFIINHFMYREKNVYELNPREMWTDWRAL, encoded by the coding sequence ATGCAGTTGGATAAACTCGTTACCTACCACAAAGCACTGTCTGACCCAACGCGGATTCGAATCTTATTCCTGTTAAGAAATGGTCCACTGCATGGGCAGGCGCTGGCAGGAAAACTTGGCCTCTCGGCACCGACGATTACGCATCACATGATGAAGTTAAGAAACGCGGGTATAGTGCGGGAGAAACGGGATAAGAACACCATTTATTTTGCGCTTAATGAGCAGTTGTTCAAACAAAACGCACAGGCCATATTAAAAGCGTTTTTTTGTGATCCCGCTGTGAAATTGGAGGATGAAGATATGGAAAACAAAAAAGCCGAAAACAGTGAATTTGAAAGCTCTGTGATAAACAACTTCTTCACGCTGGACGGCGTCTTGAAACAAATTCCCGCACAGCGTAAAAGAAAGTTAGTGGTTTTTGAGCATATGATTAAAGAGCTAGAACCGGGACGTAAGTATGCGGAAAACGAGATTAATGATTACATTAAGAGATTTCACGAGGATTATTGCACAATTCGGAGGGAATTTATCATCAACCATTTCATGTACAGGGAGAAAAACGTCTATGAATTAAATCCGAGAGAAATGTGGACGGATTGGCGTGCACTGTAG
- a CDS encoding ferritin-like domain-containing protein, translated as MIYRDISNESNRYGVLGWSGYGDPSVWPASAHGMTSGAAELLSRLDKAVDGEYNALRTYGALVNMTRDENFKDILESIRYDESTHFQRLSHIYATLSRGLRPSLTDRPLPKSFETGIEDSIQDELNDSKFYQETSPYAPDARISQVLMYASHDEGRHSVWFTYIWNKLLHH; from the coding sequence GTGATATACAGAGATATTTCAAATGAATCTAATCGGTATGGCGTACTTGGGTGGTCCGGTTATGGAGATCCGTCTGTTTGGCCAGCGTCAGCACACGGTATGACAAGTGGTGCAGCTGAATTACTGAGTCGTCTGGATAAGGCTGTTGACGGAGAGTATAACGCACTGCGGACGTACGGTGCGTTGGTGAATATGACGCGAGATGAAAATTTCAAGGACATTTTGGAGTCGATTCGTTATGACGAATCGACCCATTTTCAAAGACTGTCACACATCTATGCAACTCTCTCCAGAGGACTCAGGCCGTCGCTGACAGACAGGCCGTTACCAAAGAGCTTCGAGACAGGGATTGAAGACTCCATCCAAGACGAGTTAAACGACTCTAAATTCTACCAGGAAACAAGTCCTTATGCTCCTGATGCTCGTATAAGCCAAGTTCTCATGTACGCCTCTCACGATGAGGGAAGGCATTCTGTATGGTTCACGTATATCTGGAACAAGCTGCTGCACCACTAG
- the rsgA gene encoding ribosome small subunit-dependent GTPase A, with translation MNLKNLGWSEVQERAFQTIHEQGQVGRVAAEQKGVYDLYTERGPVKAVVTGKLQHTAKHRGDFPAVGDWVVTASEVTTASFARIHSILPRMSTFSRKEAGFVTEEQIVATNVDTVFVVTGLDANFNVRRIERMLLAAWESGASPVVVLTKSDLCDAVDNRIDDVKQVAVGVPVYAVSSVTKVGLERLNTYLQEGTTTVLLGSSGVGKSSLINHFMRRPVQTVQAARARDARGRHTTTYRQLLLLPDGGMMIDTPGIRELQLWDASDGLENVFSDIEKLSGQCKFRNCTHQSEPGCAVKEAIESGTLSVTRLQNYSKMEREWQRTEEKKRRLERLKGKGKYCRVRNH, from the coding sequence GTGAATCTTAAGAATTTAGGATGGTCTGAAGTTCAAGAACGTGCATTTCAAACGATTCACGAGCAAGGCCAGGTCGGGAGAGTCGCTGCGGAACAGAAAGGTGTCTATGATTTGTATACGGAGCGTGGCCCGGTGAAGGCAGTGGTTACCGGGAAGTTGCAGCACACGGCGAAGCATCGCGGTGATTTTCCTGCGGTGGGCGACTGGGTCGTCACAGCTTCCGAGGTGACAACCGCTTCCTTTGCCCGCATCCATTCTATACTTCCGCGTATGAGTACGTTTTCTCGCAAGGAGGCGGGATTCGTGACGGAAGAACAGATTGTTGCAACAAATGTGGATACGGTGTTTGTGGTAACAGGTCTTGATGCCAATTTTAATGTGCGGCGCATTGAACGTATGTTATTGGCCGCATGGGAGAGCGGGGCTTCTCCGGTTGTCGTTCTTACGAAGTCCGACCTGTGTGATGCTGTAGACAACAGAATTGATGACGTGAAGCAGGTCGCTGTCGGAGTTCCTGTTTATGCAGTGAGTTCTGTAACTAAGGTAGGCTTGGAACGACTGAACACTTACTTGCAGGAAGGGACGACAACGGTGCTATTAGGTTCTTCCGGAGTAGGAAAATCATCACTCATCAACCACTTCATGAGGAGACCCGTACAGACTGTTCAAGCTGCTCGAGCGCGTGATGCACGCGGACGCCACACAACGACTTACCGTCAGTTGCTGTTACTTCCGGACGGCGGGATGATGATTGATACGCCGGGTATACGAGAACTGCAGTTGTGGGATGCGAGTGATGGCTTGGAGAACGTGTTTTCCGACATTGAGAAACTGTCCGGACAATGCAAATTTCGTAACTGTACTCATCAGTCAGAACCTGGTTGTGCAGTGAAAGAAGCCATTGAATCTGGCACTCTTTCTGTGACCAGACTCCAGAATTACAGCAAAATGGAACGAGAGTGGCAGAGGACTGAAGAGAAAAAGAGAAGACTTGAGCGTCTGAAAGGGAAAGGAAAGTACTGTAGAGTGAGAAATCACTAA
- a CDS encoding DMT family transporter produces the protein MNGFKDTRNSGVWLIALGAGMWGLDGVLIVALLHHFSSIEIVLFEHLLLMVFSVPVLIWKRTELRRLNVGDWFAVLFIAWGGSAVASVLFTAAFNTGNANVVLLMQKLQPVFAVLLAAIVLKERLTKNFWTVFIAALGGAYLLTFGFHIPTTGMSAHKMTGAVLSAGAAILWGGSTVMGKRLVAKVSFTTVTSLRFVVAIPLLATLTVLSSPHWPEVGFAFTVPPVWINLLFQALVPSLLSLLIYYFGLRGTRASYATLAELAFPAVGLLLNWTILHQSISGGQWLGFAVVWLAVLQLSKTPAKRGATLQLEGVS, from the coding sequence GTGAACGGCTTTAAAGATACACGAAACAGTGGAGTCTGGCTGATTGCTTTAGGGGCTGGCATGTGGGGATTGGACGGAGTTCTGATTGTGGCCCTGTTGCATCACTTTAGTTCCATCGAGATTGTACTGTTTGAACACCTGTTATTGATGGTGTTTTCCGTGCCCGTCCTTATATGGAAGCGTACTGAACTGAGACGACTAAATGTAGGTGACTGGTTTGCGGTGCTCTTCATCGCGTGGGGCGGATCAGCAGTCGCTTCTGTACTGTTCACGGCTGCATTTAACACTGGTAACGCCAATGTTGTGTTGCTGATGCAAAAACTGCAACCGGTCTTTGCGGTGCTCTTGGCTGCCATAGTGTTGAAAGAGAGGCTAACTAAGAATTTTTGGACTGTGTTCATTGCGGCCTTGGGTGGGGCCTATCTACTGACGTTTGGCTTTCATATTCCCACTACTGGTATGAGCGCACATAAAATGACGGGTGCCGTGTTGTCCGCTGGTGCTGCCATTCTTTGGGGCGGTTCAACCGTCATGGGCAAACGTTTGGTAGCGAAAGTATCCTTCACGACAGTTACGAGTTTACGTTTTGTTGTTGCTATACCGCTGCTTGCAACACTAACCGTATTGAGCAGCCCTCACTGGCCAGAGGTCGGCTTTGCATTCACGGTGCCACCCGTGTGGATAAATCTTCTTTTTCAGGCGCTTGTTCCTAGTTTGTTAAGTTTACTTATCTATTACTTCGGCCTGCGGGGCACAAGGGCGTCTTATGCTACGCTGGCAGAGCTGGCATTCCCGGCTGTGGGTCTGTTGCTGAACTGGACAATCTTGCATCAATCCATTTCTGGTGGACAGTGGCTCGGTTTCGCCGTTGTATGGCTGGCGGTCTTGCAGTTATCTAAGACGCCGGCAAAACGTGGTGCAACTCTCCAACTCGAGGGAGTCTCGTGA
- a CDS encoding DNA-3-methyladenine glycosylase, which produces MLMQLLPDTPFHFSEMLKRPLSRPSGVALVNAETNSYTTVLRLLGKLIPVTVWGVGSIDNTVLQAEYPDDLSEAENKQVVRQLRHIFAMDSDLAGFYSTLSHDKRWEGLLKRFRGLRPIQDSNLFESMVRIVIGQQLNVKFAATLVERLVKLNDEAVNWHDEVIPVFPGPETVASWSYDELRQQSFSQRKAEYVIDFARLVVDGKVDLDDLWSMESEQVFAKMLAIRGVGRWTVECFLLFGMGREDLIPAGDIGIQNALQKLYSLSYRPKEVEVREFAEEWSPYRSYATYYLWQSLL; this is translated from the coding sequence ATGTTAATGCAATTACTTCCGGACACGCCTTTTCACTTTTCTGAAATGCTGAAGCGGCCGCTGTCGCGTCCGTCAGGGGTTGCCTTAGTTAATGCAGAGACCAATTCGTATACCACGGTATTAAGGCTCTTAGGCAAACTCATACCTGTGACGGTATGGGGAGTGGGTTCGATAGATAATACTGTGCTACAAGCAGAGTACCCTGATGATTTATCTGAAGCCGAAAATAAACAGGTTGTTCGGCAATTGAGACATATATTTGCCATGGATTCTGATTTAGCCGGTTTTTATTCAACGTTGTCTCATGACAAACGATGGGAAGGTTTACTCAAACGGTTTCGCGGCTTGCGTCCGATTCAAGATAGCAATTTGTTTGAGTCGATGGTTCGAATCGTGATTGGGCAACAGCTGAATGTGAAGTTTGCGGCAACGCTTGTAGAAAGGCTCGTAAAGCTAAATGACGAAGCCGTGAACTGGCACGATGAGGTCATCCCCGTATTCCCTGGGCCAGAGACCGTTGCAAGTTGGTCCTACGATGAGTTGCGTCAGCAATCATTTAGCCAACGGAAAGCAGAGTACGTGATTGACTTTGCGCGATTGGTTGTGGATGGAAAAGTTGATTTGGATGACCTGTGGTCAATGGAAAGTGAGCAAGTCTTCGCAAAAATGCTTGCCATTCGAGGCGTTGGCCGGTGGACGGTCGAGTGTTTTCTTCTCTTCGGTATGGGAAGAGAAGACCTAATACCTGCGGGGGATATCGGAATTCAGAATGCCCTTCAGAAACTTTACAGTCTTTCTTATAGGCCTAAGGAAGTTGAAGTAAGGGAATTTGCTGAAGAATGGTCCCCATATCGAAGTTATGCCACCTACTATCTGTGGCAGAGCCTGCTTTGA
- a CDS encoding FMN-binding negative transcriptional regulator, with protein MYIPKPYRLDDDEAIEMMRSFPFAVLVTLDEGRPIATHIPIEIRERDGKTYALGHIAYGNEQKVTLEGNSNVLLIFQGPHSYISSSWYEAENVPTWNYLAVHAYGTSRIIGGDELEIYMRSLLRRYESTRAHGRTWETFGSEYLQNKINGIVVFEIEITSIQSSAKMSQNRNDRDYKAIVTELEKLENEDATQVAKWMRTHRPQVF; from the coding sequence ATGTATATACCAAAGCCGTACCGTCTTGATGATGATGAGGCAATTGAAATGATGAGGTCGTTCCCGTTCGCGGTACTGGTAACTCTCGATGAGGGTCGTCCCATTGCGACACACATTCCGATTGAAATTCGTGAAAGAGATGGGAAGACTTACGCTTTAGGGCACATTGCTTACGGGAACGAGCAGAAAGTCACCTTAGAAGGCAACTCAAATGTCTTACTCATTTTCCAAGGCCCACACAGCTATATTTCTTCAAGTTGGTATGAAGCAGAGAATGTGCCTACGTGGAACTATTTGGCGGTACATGCCTATGGAACTTCCCGCATTATCGGTGGAGACGAATTAGAAATTTACATGAGATCCCTGTTGCGACGTTACGAATCTACCAGAGCACACGGAAGAACCTGGGAAACCTTTGGTTCTGAGTATCTCCAAAATAAAATAAATGGTATTGTTGTATTTGAAATTGAAATCACTTCCATACAGTCTTCGGCAAAAATGAGTCAAAACCGGAATGACCGGGACTATAAAGCGATTGTTACAGAACTTGAGAAATTGGAAAACGAGGACGCCACTCAGGTTGCAAAATGGATGCGTACTCATCGTCCACAGGTGTTTTGA
- a CDS encoding APC family permease: protein MDNKQYLKKNLGFWSLTAAALGGVIGSGWLFGAWKAAQLAGPESIITWIIGGIAMLLVGLVFSELGMVKPESGGLVRYPQYSNGSMVSAVIGLAIWFGFVANPPTEASGVVQYVSKFWPALYDKGNGHLTFIGILLAIVLMAVFVVINYFGVKLFGQVNTFVTTLKFIVPVLTIISLFIAGFHGSHFSKYGGFAPYGAGAGLSAVATAGIIFAYTGFRNAIDLSGEVRNPQRNVPLAILTTILISIVLYILLEITFLGGVPAKDLAHGWSGVNLRSPFLDVALGLNLMWLYWILAADAVVSPAGSSFSYTASNARNVMGLAKNRFFPRFFDDVNPKWGVPTRGLILNFVIGLFFLVPLKSWYGIISLTGVIAVYAFSVGSISVMVFRRVGLSKGKTIKGMSVYAPLAFMVSTLIVYWDKWSKLQFSIYVLIFCFIAYGISHVYHKNDIAEIRGGLWLIVYFIVILACAGIGNFGGLHLIPEPWMSIIVAVLSLGIYYFAVANGVWYMKTKKGLVSQLETEIKADTFGEGVQPHV, encoded by the coding sequence GTGGACAATAAACAATACCTCAAGAAAAATCTAGGTTTCTGGTCATTGACTGCAGCGGCTCTAGGTGGAGTCATTGGTTCTGGCTGGCTGTTTGGCGCTTGGAAAGCAGCCCAGTTAGCCGGGCCTGAATCGATTATCACGTGGATTATTGGCGGCATTGCTATGCTTCTCGTCGGACTTGTTTTTTCTGAACTGGGAATGGTGAAACCTGAATCGGGGGGTCTCGTTCGTTATCCACAATACTCCAACGGTTCGATGGTGTCCGCAGTAATTGGCTTAGCCATCTGGTTTGGGTTTGTCGCAAACCCTCCGACCGAAGCGTCTGGTGTCGTTCAGTATGTCAGCAAGTTTTGGCCGGCGTTGTACGACAAAGGTAATGGGCACTTGACGTTCATCGGAATTCTATTAGCCATCGTACTCATGGCGGTGTTCGTCGTCATTAATTATTTTGGTGTGAAGCTATTTGGGCAGGTCAACACCTTTGTTACGACTCTGAAGTTTATCGTTCCCGTGTTGACAATTATCTCCCTTTTCATCGCGGGATTCCATGGCAGTCACTTTAGTAAATATGGTGGGTTCGCTCCTTATGGTGCTGGTGCCGGACTGAGCGCTGTTGCGACGGCAGGCATCATTTTTGCCTACACCGGATTTCGTAATGCGATTGATTTGTCTGGAGAAGTTCGTAATCCACAGCGTAATGTTCCACTAGCTATCCTAACTACCATTTTGATTTCTATTGTGCTCTACATCCTGCTGGAAATTACATTTCTCGGAGGCGTTCCTGCAAAAGATTTGGCTCACGGGTGGAGTGGTGTCAATTTGCGGTCTCCGTTTCTCGACGTGGCCTTGGGGCTTAATCTCATGTGGCTCTACTGGATTCTGGCAGCAGATGCTGTGGTGTCCCCGGCGGGATCAAGCTTCTCCTATACCGCAAGCAACGCACGTAATGTCATGGGCTTGGCGAAGAATCGTTTCTTTCCGCGTTTTTTTGATGACGTTAACCCAAAATGGGGCGTTCCCACTCGCGGGCTCATTCTAAATTTTGTTATTGGTTTGTTCTTTCTTGTCCCCCTAAAGAGCTGGTATGGAATTATTTCTTTAACAGGTGTCATTGCTGTGTATGCCTTCTCGGTTGGTTCTATATCAGTGATGGTGTTTCGGCGCGTCGGCCTGTCTAAGGGTAAGACTATCAAAGGCATGAGCGTATACGCGCCACTAGCGTTTATGGTCTCAACGTTAATTGTCTACTGGGACAAGTGGAGCAAACTCCAATTCTCCATCTACGTTCTCATTTTCTGCTTTATCGCCTATGGAATCTCCCATGTTTATCACAAAAACGATATAGCGGAGATTCGCGGCGGTTTATGGCTCATTGTGTACTTCATTGTGATTCTAGCATGTGCAGGAATTGGAAACTTTGGAGGACTTCATTTGATTCCTGAACCATGGATGTCCATCATTGTGGCTGTTCTGTCACTTGGCATTTATTATTTTGCTGTTGCGAACGGAGTTTGGTACATGAAGACGAAGAAAGGACTCGTTTCTCAGTTGGAGACCGAAATCAAAGCTGACACTTTCGGCGAAGGCGTGCAGCCTCATGTGTGA
- a CDS encoding DUF2332 domain-containing protein encodes MDEKLLAERFKRFAEHECKGSSPLYEFLSQQISEDGDLLALSSFCSSGQPVPNLFLGSVHYLLLLGVKHELGEYYASLAKNPRSPEGSFLPFKDFCLQHGSEIIKILQSRRVQTNEVRRCTYLYPSFCSIYEKVKRPLALVELGTSAGLQLLWDKYNYSYGTEETYGDMDSSVHLSAKLRNGTLPRLPKTSPPVVSRIGIDLHVVDLSKEDEYIWLKALIWPEHADRMECFENAADCFQSQSAELIEGDAISLLPRVAGQSPDESVLCIFHTHVANQFSEAQKAKLLDTVRHIGGKQDVLHLYNNITDVGRLHLDSFIDGNESHEIVGDTDGHGRWFDWSFSS; translated from the coding sequence GTGGATGAGAAGTTACTAGCTGAGAGATTCAAACGGTTTGCTGAGCATGAATGTAAAGGGTCATCACCGCTATATGAATTCTTGTCGCAACAGATTAGTGAAGATGGGGACTTGCTCGCACTAAGTTCGTTTTGCTCCTCCGGGCAACCTGTTCCCAACTTGTTTTTGGGTTCTGTGCACTATCTATTGTTGTTAGGTGTGAAGCATGAACTTGGAGAGTACTATGCGAGTCTAGCTAAGAATCCACGTAGTCCGGAGGGCTCGTTTCTTCCCTTTAAGGACTTTTGCCTGCAACACGGTAGCGAAATTATTAAGATTCTTCAAAGCAGACGTGTGCAAACCAACGAAGTGAGAAGATGCACTTATCTGTATCCAAGTTTTTGCTCTATTTACGAGAAAGTAAAAAGACCATTGGCTCTTGTAGAGTTGGGTACAAGTGCTGGATTACAGCTCTTATGGGACAAATACAATTACTCCTATGGCACAGAAGAGACCTATGGAGACATGGACTCGTCGGTTCACTTATCTGCGAAATTGAGAAATGGTACGCTGCCTCGCCTACCAAAAACCAGTCCGCCTGTAGTATCAAGAATTGGAATCGATTTGCATGTAGTCGACCTATCAAAGGAAGACGAGTACATATGGTTAAAGGCGCTCATATGGCCGGAACACGCGGACAGAATGGAGTGTTTTGAAAATGCGGCTGATTGCTTTCAGTCTCAATCTGCAGAGTTAATTGAGGGGGATGCCATTTCCTTACTGCCGCGAGTGGCCGGACAATCCCCTGACGAGTCAGTGCTATGTATCTTCCATACTCATGTGGCAAATCAGTTTTCTGAAGCACAGAAAGCTAAACTCCTAGATACTGTTCGGCATATCGGCGGCAAGCAAGACGTACTTCACCTCTACAACAACATAACGGATGTGGGCAGGTTGCACCTCGATTCATTTATTGACGGCAACGAGTCTCACGAGATTGTTGGTGATACTGATGGGCACGGCCGCTGGTTTGACTGGTCTTTCAGTTCTTAG